In a single window of the Elaeis guineensis isolate ETL-2024a chromosome 6, EG11, whole genome shotgun sequence genome:
- the LOC105046781 gene encoding probable glutathione S-transferase parA: protein MAMAEKGVVLLDFWVSMFGQRCRIALAEKGVEYEYREENVVDHKSPLLLEINPIYKKIPVLIHDGKSVCESLIIVQYIDEVWTNNPLLPSDHYERAKARFWADFIDKKVHECGTRLWKLKGEAQGAAKKEMIEVLKLLEGELGDKKYFGGETFGFVDIALVPVTAWFYSYETCANFSIEEECPKLVAWGKRCRERESVAKSLNDPHKVYEFICFLKKKFGLD from the exons ATGGCAATGGCAGAGAAGGGGGTGGTGCTACTGGACTTTTGGGTGAGTATGTTCGGACAGCGATGCCGGATCGCACTAGCTGAGAAGGGGGTGGAGTACGAGTATAGAGAGGAGAATGTTGTCGACCATAAGAGCCCACTGCTATTGGAGATAAATCCTATCTATAAAAAGATCCCAGTGCTCATCCATGACGGCAAGTCTGTTTGTGAGTCCCTCATCATTGTCCAATATATCGACGAGGTCTGGACTAACAACCCCCTCCTTCCTTCTGATCACTACGAACGCGCCAAAGCCCGCTTTTGGGCCGACTTCATCGATAAAAAG GTCCATGAATGTGGGACAAGGCTATGGAAGCTCAAGGGCGAGGCACAGGGGGCGGCCAAGAAGGAAATGATTGAGGTATTGAAGCTTTTGGAGGGTGAGCTGGGAGATAAGAAGTACTTTGGAGGAGAGACCTTTGGCTTTGTAGATATAGCATTGGTGCCCGTCACGGCCTGGTTCTACTCCTACGAGACCTGTGCCAACTTCAGCATCGAGGAGGAGTGCCCTAAACTGGTGGCCTGGGGCAAGAGGTGCAGGGAGAGGGAGAGCGTGGCCAAGTCCCTTAATGATCCCCATAAGGTCTACGAGTTCATATGCTTCCTCAAGAAGAAGTTTGGACTGGACTAA